The segment GCGCGCGTGATCAGGCTGGCGTTTCGGCTGATGTGGACCGCCTCGATGAGGCGATCTCGCGCAGCCAGGCGTGGTTCCTTCTCGATCAACGGCCGGAAGGATTCTGGCACGCGCCTCTCGAAGCCAATGTCTCGATGGATGCGGAGTACATGTTCTTCAACCGCTTCATGGGGCGACGGCCGGAAGGAACAGAGACCCGTGTGGTCGAGCGCATGCTGGCCACTCAGTCGGACGATGGGAGCTGGCCGCTCTACCATGGCGGCCCCGGCCATTTGAGCAATACGATCGAGGCTTACTTCGCACTCAAACTCGCCGGCCTCCGCACCGAGGAACCGGCGCTGCGGCGCGCCCGCGACTACATTCTGGTTCGGGGCGGTTTAGTGAAGGCGGGGGTGTTCACACGCTCCTTCCTCGCGTACTTTGGCCAGTTCCCCTGGGCGGGGCTGCCGGCCATGCCGGTGGAGCTGATGTTGTTGCCCTCGTGGTGTCCCATCAACATCTATGCACTCTCGAGCTGGGCGCGCGGCACCGTTGTCCCGATGACCGTGCTCATGGCCAAGCGCCCAGCCATCGAGATCCCGGCCGCCGCCGGCATCAGCGAACTGTGGCTGAAGCCGCCGACGCCCGAAGATCTCAGCTTTGCGCCCAGTCGAGAGTGGATCACCTGGCGGAACTGTTTCCTCGCCGTGGATCGCACGCTCAAGTTTCTGGGCCGGAGCGAATGGAAACCGTTGCGCGCGCGTGCCCTCGGGCGAGCGGAGGAATGGATTCTGTCGCATCAAGACATCAACGGTGGCTGGGGAGGGATCCAGCCGGCGATGATCAACTCGGTGATGGCCTTGCGCGTCCTCGGACACCGCGACGACGATCCCGCCGTCGCCAAAGGCGTCCAGGCGATCGACGATTTCCTGATCGAAAGCGACGGCCACCTGCTCTTTCAGCCGTGCGTGTCCCCGACCTGGGACACCGCACTGGCAGCGAAGGCGCTACTCGACTCCGGTTTGCCTGGCAGCCATCCGGCACTCACCCGGGCGGCGGAGTGGCTCGTCGCCAATCAGATTTTCAAGCCCGGCGATTGGCAGATCTTCAACCCGAACCTCGAACCAGGCGGCTGGGCCTTCGAATTCGCCAACGACTGGTACCCGGACGTTGACGATTCAGCCGTGATTCTCATGGTGCTCAAGCAGGTGACCACCGACGATCCGGCGCGTCAGGCACGGGCCATGGCTTACGGAATGAATTGGACGCTCGGCATGCAAAGTCGTAACGGCGGCTGGGGTGCGTTCGACACCGACAACGATTCCGAGTTCCTCAACAAGATTCCCTTCGCCGATATGGAAGCGATGATCGACCCGCCGACGGAGGACCTCACCGGCCGGCTGCTCGAACTGATGGGCACGTACGGCTTCGACCTCCGCTTCGACCGCGCTCGCCGTGCTCGTGAGTTCGTCCTGCGCAGGCAACGTGCGGACGGATCATGGTGGGGCCGGTGGGGCGCCAATTTCATCTACGGCACCTGGTCTGTGCTCTCCGGACTGCGCGCGATCGGCGACGATATAGACGCCGCGCATGTCCGCCGCGGCGTGGCGTGGCTGAAGGCGCATCAGAACCCGGACGGCGGTTGGGGCGAATCGCTGCCGACGTACGACGACGAGTGCACCGCCGGACGCGGCGAGTCGACACCGTCGCAAACTGCGTGGGCGGTATTGGGTCTGCTCGCGGGCGAGCCCGAGCTGAGCCCCGAGGTCAGCCGAGGGGTAGAGTATCTGGTTGATGCCCAGCGCAGCGACGGCTCCTGGGAGGAGTTGCACTTCACCGGCACCGGTTTCCCGCGCCATTTCTACCTGCGTTACGACATGTACCGGAACTACTTCCCGCTGATGGCGCTGGGGCGCTTCCGTTCGCGTGTGGCTGAAACGACGCATGGTAATGGCGTCACCAGCCCCGGGAACGGACCCTCGCCGGTCGCACTACAGTGATAGCGAGAACCGTTATGAGAGAAGAACAAACAGCCGTCGGCATTGATCAAGTCGGCCTCTACATGCCTCGTTACGTACTCTCCCTCGACGCCTTGGCTGCTGTACGCGGCGTCCCGGCAGAGAAGATCCACATCGGCTTGGGGGCGTACAAGATGGCAATTGCCGCACCGTGGGAAGATGCGGTCACGCTCGGCGCCAATGCCGCCGCCCGCCTCTTTGCCCAAGGCCAAGTGAGCCCGGACGAGATCGGGCTCTTGCTGGTGGCTACCGAAACGGCTGTCGACCACGCCAAGCCCGCAAGTATATTCCTGCACGAGATGCTCGGCATTCCCAGCAACTGCCGGACCTTTGAACTCAAGCACGCCTGCTACGGCGGGACGGCAGGCGTGATGATTGCCGCAGACTGGATCCGTTCGGGCGCCGCACGTGGGCGCAAAGCTTTGGTGGTCGCCACCGACATTGCGCGCTATCCCGTGGGCTCGAGCGCAGAGTTCACGCAAGGAGCGGGCGCCGTTGCGTTGGTGGTGAGCGCACAGCCGCGGCTGCTGGCGCTCGATCCGCTGTCCGGCGTGTTCGCCAGGAATGTCTACGACTTCTGGCGCCCGCTCGATCGGCGCGAGGCGCTGGTAGACGGCAAGTTCTCGGTCGAGTGCTATCTGGATGCACTGGACGGCGCCGTCGCGGACTACCGTGCCGCCCGGAACGGACGCGGCAGTGCCGACGGCGCATCAATCCACACGCGGTTGGCAGCGCTGCTCTACCACACCCCGTTTCCCAAAATGGCGTACAAGGCGCATCTGCGACTGTTGCAGGGTGAATGCCGGCGGACCGGGAACCGGCCAGCCGATCTCGCGGCCGAGG is part of the Candidatus Binatia bacterium genome and harbors:
- a CDS encoding hydroxymethylglutaryl-CoA synthase; this encodes MREEQTAVGIDQVGLYMPRYVLSLDALAAVRGVPAEKIHIGLGAYKMAIAAPWEDAVTLGANAAARLFAQGQVSPDEIGLLLVATETAVDHAKPASIFLHEMLGIPSNCRTFELKHACYGGTAGVMIAADWIRSGAARGRKALVVATDIARYPVGSSAEFTQGAGAVALVVSAQPRLLALDPLSGVFARNVYDFWRPLDRREALVDGKFSVECYLDALDGAVADYRAARNGRGSADGASIHTRLAALLYHTPFPKMAYKAHLRLLQGECRRTGNRPADLAAEAERSYAAQVEPWLEAARVVGNTYTASLYLCLAWLAERAAVRFEGERIGLFSYGSGCCAEFFTGQFVSGAPRAASCIGMADLLAARRELTVDEYEAFAHGGACGGTPPGEDAGFCHLAAVRDDKRIYERGGLSV
- the shc gene encoding squalene--hopene cyclase; translation: MQQTMQVVSSGATARARDQAGVSADVDRLDEAISRSQAWFLLDQRPEGFWHAPLEANVSMDAEYMFFNRFMGRRPEGTETRVVERMLATQSDDGSWPLYHGGPGHLSNTIEAYFALKLAGLRTEEPALRRARDYILVRGGLVKAGVFTRSFLAYFGQFPWAGLPAMPVELMLLPSWCPINIYALSSWARGTVVPMTVLMAKRPAIEIPAAAGISELWLKPPTPEDLSFAPSREWITWRNCFLAVDRTLKFLGRSEWKPLRARALGRAEEWILSHQDINGGWGGIQPAMINSVMALRVLGHRDDDPAVAKGVQAIDDFLIESDGHLLFQPCVSPTWDTALAAKALLDSGLPGSHPALTRAAEWLVANQIFKPGDWQIFNPNLEPGGWAFEFANDWYPDVDDSAVILMVLKQVTTDDPARQARAMAYGMNWTLGMQSRNGGWGAFDTDNDSEFLNKIPFADMEAMIDPPTEDLTGRLLELMGTYGFDLRFDRARRAREFVLRRQRADGSWWGRWGANFIYGTWSVLSGLRAIGDDIDAAHVRRGVAWLKAHQNPDGGWGESLPTYDDECTAGRGESTPSQTAWAVLGLLAGEPELSPEVSRGVEYLVDAQRSDGSWEELHFTGTGFPRHFYLRYDMYRNYFPLMALGRFRSRVAETTHGNGVTSPGNGPSPVALQ